From the genome of bacterium:
ACGTGGCGGTAGACCTCTTTCCCGGCGGCGTCGTAGAAGACCTGGGTCGGGATCATGGTGACGCCGGCGGCTTCAGCCAGGTCGTAATTCTCGTAGACATCCACGATTTCCACGATGACCCTGTCCTTGTACTCCTGTTTCAACTCCTCGAGAGTGACCGCCATCTCCTTGCAGGGGATGCACATCTTAGCGCCGTAATCCACGATTTTCGGCAGGCCCGTCTCGGCGGCGTCGGCCGGCCGGACCGGGTCGCCGCCGTCCTTGAGGACGAATATCGCCGCGACGACGACGCCGATTAAAACCAGGGCGATGACCAGGCCGCGTGTGGTGAGTTTCATGTCTCTCCTAGTGGAAATGTGACGGTGATTAGAACGTGACCGAGGCTCTCCCCGCGCGTCGCGCAACCGATTGCTTATCGCGCCTATCCATCGCACCCGCGCCTCGCCGGGGGGGCATCCGCATCGGGCCCCTCCGGGGCGAGGTCCAGGGCTTCGAGAACTCGCAGTACCCGGGGGTCCGTGATGTGGTACATCCGCCGGGGGCCGTCAACGCGGCAGGCGACGACGCCCAGCTCCTTCAGCCGGGCCAGGTGGCGGCTGACGTTGGACTGTTCGCCTACGCCGGTCCACAGCTCGCAGACGCAGCGCTCGCCCTGGGCCAGGCGCACGAGGAGTTTCAGGCGCGTCTCGACGGCCAGGGCGCCGAGGAGCTCCAGCGCGCGGTCCAGGCCCACGCTATCCATCGTTTTTTCTACCATCGCCCGCCCCCTTTAGTTTACCCGCCAATCATATTACCAACGGGTCATACAGTCAAGCGTTTTCTTCTTCCGCCTTTTCACGATTGGTCGTAGGGGTGGATATCCGCACCTGCCAGCTTTTTCTAAGGATGAGGCAAGGGGCTTAAGCCCCTTGTCTTTCTCATTCACCCTTACCTATGCCTCATTAATTGCGATGACGTGGGGGCCGACCGACGGCGCGCCGTTCAGGTCGGCCCGCGGGCGACCGTGGACGGTCGCCCCTACGGATAGGATTCGCGACCTGCAGCCGTAGGGGCGGGTCTCCTGACCCGCCCGTCTCTCACCCCAACCCGTAGGCAAGCCTCTTTCTGGAAGGGAAGGGAAATCGCTGCACCCCTCACCCTAGCCCTCTCCCCAGAGGGGAGAGGGGACACGCCCCGATCCTCACCCAGATCCTCTCTCTAAATGGGAAAGGAAGACAGTAAAAATCCGTTGACTCAGCCGGCCGGGCCCGTATACTTGGCGCCATGCCCGACGAAAAACCCTCGCTCCTTTTGATAAACGCCTGCCTCGACGCCGACGACCCCTGCGTCCCGGTTTACCTGGCGATGCTGGAGCCCTTCTTCCGCGTCGCGACGGTCCACGTGGACGCGCTGGCCTCGCCCCGGTTCGCCGAGGACGCGGCGGTGGTGACCGGCTCGACGAAGCTCATCACCCGCGACCCGGCCCCCGAGATACTCTACGCGCTCTACCGGGAGACGGAAAAGCCGCTCCTGGGCATTTGCTACGGGCACCAGACCCTGGCCCACGCCTGGGGCGCCCGGGTGGTGAAGAAGGAGTTCTTCGAGGCCGACGCCGAAATCCGCGTCTCCCGGCCGGACGCGCTCCTGGACGGGCTGGGAAAGGCCTTCCCCGCCTTCAAGTCGCACTTCGAGCACGTGGTGGCGGACGAGGGGCTGACGCGGCACTTCGACGTTTCGGCCACCTCGGACTGGTGCGCGGTAGAGGTCATCCGTCACCGGGCGCGGCCGCTGTGGGGAACGCAGTTCCACCCCGAGCGGTCGGGGGGGACGGGGGAGCTCATCGCCGCCAATTTTTGCCGGATTGTGGCGTCGGCCGGGTCGCGGAGTTCCGCCTGAATCCCGGTCATGCGCCTGAATGTAGGGCGGGGATTTTAACCGAGCGAACCGAGCGAAGCGAGCTACGCCTCCGGCGAACCAAGCTATGCCTCCGGCAAATCCCCGCCGCGTTTACGTTCCCAGCCTCGACCCTCACCCCAGCCCGCCGGCGCGCCGCTCCCTAAGAGGGAGAGGGGGTAGCGGCAGCCCTCACCCCGCCGCACCTTGACGCGCACCGGCGCACCTGCTATCCTGCGCACTCGACACCCTGCGGAGCCGACATGTCCCCAAGTTTCACCGCCGCCGACCGACGCCACATGGAGCGGGCCCTGGAGCTCGCGGCCCAGGCCTACGGCCGCACATTGCCCAACCCCCTGGTAGGCGCGGTGGTGGTCAAGGACGGGGAAACCGTGGGCGAGGGCTGGCACCGGCGCGCCGGGGATCCCCACGCCGAGGTGGAGGCCCTGAAGAACGCCGGTGGCGAGGCCAAAGGCGCGACCCTCTACTCCACCCTCGAGCCCTGCTGCACCCACGGCCGCACCCCGCCCTGCGTGGATTCCATCGTTAAAGCCGGAATCAAGCGGGTGGTCGCCGCCATGGAGGACCCCAACCCCGAGGTGCACTGCCGGGGCCTGGAGGCGCTGCGGACGGCGGGGATAGAGGTCGAGGTCGGCTGCCTGAAGAAAAAGGCCGAAAAACTCAACACCCCCTACGTCAAGTTCATCACCCAGGGCCTGCCCTACGTGACGGTTAAGATGGCGTCGAGCCTGGACGGCAAGATAGCCACCTACACGGGCGACAGCCGCTGGGTGACCGGGCTCGAATCGCGGCGGATGGTGCACCATTTCCGCAACTACACCGACGCGGTGCTCATCGGCATCCGCACGGTGCTGGCCGACGACCCCCGCCTGAACGTGCGGGTGGACTTCCCGGACATGCGGAACCCGCAGAAGATCATCGTGGACTCGAAGGGGCGGATGCCGACGCGGGGCCGCACCATCACACAGAACCCGCGCACCATCGTCGCCGTGTCGCCCAAGGCCAGCCTGACGC
Proteins encoded in this window:
- a CDS encoding thioredoxin family protein, with protein sequence MKLTTRGLVIALVLIGVVVAAIFVLKDGGDPVRPADAAETGLPKIVDYGAKMCIPCKEMAVTLEELKQEYKDRVIVEIVDVYENYDLAEAAGVTMIPTQVFYDAAGKEVYRHV
- a CDS encoding metalloregulator ArsR/SmtB family transcription factor, whose translation is MVEKTMDSVGLDRALELLGALAVETRLKLLVRLAQGERCVCELWTGVGEQSNVSRHLARLKELGVVACRVDGPRRMYHITDPRVLRVLEALDLAPEGPDADAPPARRGCDG
- a CDS encoding gamma-glutamyl-gamma-aminobutyrate hydrolase family protein (Members of this family of hydrolases with an active site Cys residue belong to MEROPS family C26.), with amino-acid sequence MPDEKPSLLLINACLDADDPCVPVYLAMLEPFFRVATVHVDALASPRFAEDAAVVTGSTKLITRDPAPEILYALYRETEKPLLGICYGHQTLAHAWGARVVKKEFFEADAEIRVSRPDALLDGLGKAFPAFKSHFEHVVADEGLTRHFDVSATSDWCAVEVIRHRARPLWGTQFHPERSGGTGELIAANFCRIVASAGSRSSA
- the ribD gene encoding bifunctional diaminohydroxyphosphoribosylaminopyrimidine deaminase/5-amino-6-(5-phosphoribosylamino)uracil reductase RibD; protein product: MSPSFTAADRRHMERALELAAQAYGRTLPNPLVGAVVVKDGETVGEGWHRRAGDPHAEVEALKNAGGEAKGATLYSTLEPCCTHGRTPPCVDSIVKAGIKRVVAAMEDPNPEVHCRGLEALRTAGIEVEVGCLKKKAEKLNTPYVKFITQGLPYVTVKMASSLDGKIATYTGDSRWVTGLESRRMVHHFRNYTDAVLIGIRTVLADDPRLNVRVDFPDMRNPQKIIVDSKGRMPTRGRTITQNPRTIVAVSPKASLTRIASLEEAGARVEVIQGSQVRVDMTRLMKRLAELDIVTVLVEGGGGVAGSLFEAGLVDEVVIFIAPVLIGGVKAPGPVGGRGVERMIDAHRLVDVTYAQVGEDLMVRGKVRRGYKTNGDVTLSE